From a region of the Brevibacterium siliguriense genome:
- a CDS encoding acetyl-CoA C-acetyltransferase — MSEAFIYDAVRTPRGKNRGGALHSVKPIDLVTGLIDALRERNPDLDDKAIDDIVLGVVSPVGEQGSDIARVAAIVAGLDESVAGVQVNRFCASGLEAVNLAAQKVGSGFENLVLAGGVESMSRVPLGSDGGAWAQDPTTNYDTYFVPQGIGADLIATTEGFTRTDVDAFAAESQKRAAAAWENSLFENSIIPVKDINGITVLDRDEHMRPGSTVESLSQLPPAFAKLAAQTGFDEVALQKYHWIEAIDHVHTAANSSGIVDGASLVILGDEEVGQKMGMKPRARIVSTAVTGSEPTIMLTGPTPATQKALDKAGLTVDDIDLFELNEAFAAVVLKWMKDLDIPHEKVNVNGGAIAMGHPLGATGAMILGTVLDELERRDLKRGLVTLCIGAGMGIATIIERV, encoded by the coding sequence ATGAGCGAAGCGTTCATCTACGACGCGGTGCGCACCCCACGCGGCAAGAACCGCGGCGGCGCGTTGCACAGCGTCAAACCCATCGATCTCGTGACCGGGCTCATCGACGCCCTCCGCGAGCGCAACCCCGATCTCGACGACAAGGCCATCGACGACATCGTGCTCGGCGTCGTATCGCCGGTCGGCGAGCAGGGGTCGGATATCGCCCGCGTCGCCGCCATCGTCGCAGGACTCGACGAGTCCGTCGCCGGCGTCCAGGTCAACCGGTTCTGCGCCTCTGGGCTCGAAGCCGTCAACCTCGCCGCCCAGAAGGTCGGCTCCGGATTTGAGAACCTCGTTCTCGCCGGAGGCGTCGAGTCGATGTCACGTGTGCCGTTGGGATCCGACGGCGGAGCGTGGGCGCAGGACCCGACAACGAACTACGACACCTACTTCGTCCCGCAGGGAATCGGTGCCGACCTCATCGCCACCACAGAGGGCTTCACTCGCACAGACGTGGACGCCTTCGCCGCCGAATCGCAGAAGCGGGCCGCCGCGGCCTGGGAGAACAGCCTCTTCGAGAACTCGATCATCCCGGTCAAGGACATCAACGGCATCACCGTGCTCGACCGTGACGAGCACATGCGTCCCGGCTCGACCGTCGAATCGCTTTCGCAGCTGCCCCCGGCTTTCGCCAAGCTCGCCGCTCAGACCGGATTCGACGAGGTGGCTCTGCAGAAGTACCACTGGATCGAAGCCATCGACCACGTCCACACCGCCGCGAACTCCTCCGGAATCGTCGACGGAGCTTCGCTGGTCATCCTCGGCGACGAGGAAGTCGGTCAGAAGATGGGGATGAAGCCCCGCGCCCGGATCGTCTCCACCGCAGTCACCGGGTCCGAACCCACCATCATGCTCACCGGTCCGACCCCGGCGACGCAGAAGGCCCTCGACAAAGCGGGACTGACAGTCGATGACATCGATCTGTTCGAACTCAATGAGGCATTCGCCGCCGTCGTGCTCAAGTGGATGAAGGATCTCGACATCCCTCATGAGAAGGTCAACGTCAACGGCGGAGCCATCGCCATGGGTCACCCGCTGGGAGCCACCGGCGCCATGATTCTGGGCACTGTCCTCGACGAACTCGAGCGCCGCGACCTCAAGCGTGGACTCGTCACCCTGTGCATCGGCGCAGGCATGGGCATCGCGACGATCATCGAAAGGGTCTGA
- a CDS encoding 3-hydroxyacyl-CoA dehydrogenase NAD-binding domain-containing protein gives MTNTETTAADYQRTTDADGIVTVVIDEPGAKVNTMNDYFSEALEATVEWLEANVDDITGVVLTSPKKTFFAGGNLNKLREADPSNAAEEFEAVEHLKKVLRRLETFGKPVVAALGGAALGGGLELALAAHHRIAADDNPSARFGFPEVSLGLLPGGGGVARSVRILGIQTALQKAILPSTKFKAADAQALGLIDELAPAAELESKAKAWIKANPEAVQPWDVKGFKIPGGSPSSPKIGAMLPALPSLLRKQGKGAPMPAPRAVVAAAVEGALVDIDTALTVESRYFVNVTHTPVAKNMIKAFFFDLGHINSGGSRPEGFEPRLVKKLGVIGAGMMGAAIAYSAAKSGIDVVLKDVELANAEKGKAYAAKREESAVAKGKTTEAKSQAVLDRITPSASAEDFAGVDFVIEAVFESVDLKQKVFQEIQDIVEPDAVLGSNTSTLPITDLAKGVTRDKDFIGVHFFSPADKMPLVEIICGENTSDEVLARTFDLVQQIRKTPIVVNDSRGFFTSRVIGTFIAEAVAAVGEGVEPASVEQAALQAGYPTGALQLLDELTLTLSQKINKETRDAVEAAGGTWVTHPSEAVFDWMVEQGRTGRKDGAGFYDYDENGKRTTLWQGVREKYESGSNDQPFADLQERMLFAEAIETIKCLDEGVLTSVPDANIGSIFGIGFPAWTGGVLQYVNQYEGGLAGFVDRANDLAAKYGEHFTPPASLVERAKTGETYE, from the coding sequence ATGACGAACACTGAAACCACTGCTGCCGACTACCAGCGCACAACCGACGCCGATGGCATCGTCACCGTCGTCATCGACGAGCCCGGCGCCAAGGTCAACACCATGAACGACTATTTCTCGGAGGCCCTCGAGGCGACCGTGGAATGGCTGGAAGCCAACGTCGATGACATCACCGGTGTCGTCCTCACCTCCCCGAAGAAGACCTTCTTCGCCGGGGGCAACCTCAACAAGCTGCGCGAGGCGGACCCGTCCAATGCGGCAGAGGAGTTCGAAGCGGTCGAACACCTCAAGAAGGTGCTGCGCCGCCTCGAGACCTTCGGCAAGCCGGTCGTCGCCGCGCTCGGAGGTGCGGCGCTCGGCGGCGGACTCGAGCTCGCCCTGGCCGCTCATCACCGGATCGCCGCCGATGACAATCCCAGCGCCCGCTTCGGCTTCCCCGAAGTCTCCCTCGGCCTGCTGCCCGGAGGGGGTGGAGTCGCCCGGTCGGTGCGCATTCTCGGCATCCAGACTGCTCTGCAGAAGGCCATACTTCCGTCGACGAAGTTCAAGGCCGCCGATGCCCAGGCGCTCGGCCTCATCGACGAACTCGCTCCTGCGGCCGAACTCGAGTCCAAGGCCAAGGCCTGGATCAAGGCCAACCCTGAGGCTGTGCAGCCGTGGGACGTCAAGGGCTTCAAGATCCCCGGGGGCTCGCCGTCCTCGCCGAAGATCGGCGCCATGCTTCCCGCACTGCCGTCCCTGCTGCGCAAGCAGGGCAAAGGTGCACCGATGCCGGCTCCCCGAGCCGTGGTCGCCGCTGCAGTCGAAGGTGCACTGGTCGACATCGACACCGCGCTGACGGTCGAATCCCGCTACTTCGTCAATGTCACTCATACTCCGGTGGCGAAGAACATGATCAAAGCGTTCTTCTTCGACCTCGGCCACATCAACTCCGGCGGCTCGCGCCCCGAGGGCTTCGAACCGCGCCTGGTGAAGAAGCTCGGCGTGATCGGTGCCGGAATGATGGGCGCCGCGATCGCCTACAGCGCCGCGAAATCCGGCATCGACGTCGTGCTCAAGGACGTCGAGCTCGCCAATGCGGAGAAGGGCAAGGCCTACGCCGCCAAGCGTGAGGAATCGGCCGTGGCCAAGGGCAAGACCACCGAGGCGAAATCGCAGGCCGTTCTCGATCGGATCACCCCGAGCGCCTCGGCCGAGGACTTCGCCGGAGTCGACTTCGTCATCGAGGCGGTCTTCGAATCCGTCGACCTCAAGCAGAAGGTGTTCCAGGAGATCCAGGACATCGTCGAACCCGATGCGGTCCTCGGTTCGAACACCTCGACTCTGCCGATCACGGACCTGGCCAAGGGGGTCACCCGCGACAAGGACTTCATCGGCGTCCACTTCTTCTCACCGGCCGACAAGATGCCGTTGGTCGAGATCATCTGTGGTGAGAACACCTCCGACGAGGTCCTCGCCCGCACTTTCGACCTCGTGCAGCAGATCCGGAAGACCCCGATCGTCGTCAACGACTCGCGCGGATTCTTCACCTCCCGGGTCATCGGAACCTTCATCGCCGAGGCGGTCGCCGCCGTCGGTGAAGGCGTGGAGCCGGCCAGCGTGGAACAGGCAGCACTGCAGGCCGGATACCCCACCGGCGCCCTGCAGCTGCTCGACGAACTGACGCTGACCCTGTCGCAGAAGATCAATAAGGAGACTCGCGACGCCGTCGAGGCCGCAGGCGGCACCTGGGTCACCCACCCCTCGGAAGCGGTCTTCGACTGGATGGTCGAGCAGGGGCGGACCGGCCGCAAGGACGGCGCCGGCTTCTACGACTACGACGAGAACGGCAAGCGCACCACTCTGTGGCAGGGTGTGCGTGAGAAGTACGAGTCCGGGTCGAATGATCAGCCCTTCGCCGATCTGCAGGAACGGATGCTCTTCGCCGAGGCGATCGAGACGATCAAGTGCCTCGACGAGGGGGTGCTCACCTCGGTGCCGGATGCGAACATCGGTTCGATATTCGGCATCGGATTCCCCGCCTGGACCGGCGGCGTCCTCCAGTACGTCAACCAGTACGAAGGCGGACTGGCAGGTTTCGTCGATCGGGCGAATGATCTGGCCGCGAAATACGGCGAGCACTTCACCCCGCCGGCCTCGCTGGTCGAGCGTGCGAAGACCGGGGAGACCTACGAGTAA
- the tmk gene encoding dTMP kinase, which translates to MLTTTGHRLPGAPGRLVTETAAWGALIVLVAISYVVAGTSGLVATVGGRAFTAMGESLSAGEIDNQMGSLSLLIVFALSCAGLFIPAKVFASRPPAVRKTALSISAIVEAALLVVLSLAPSAWLTWVAALFLGAVVGLLMSINPFRHEKPWRRVGIPAAVLVFVSCAFQILGGSAAGTQALGWASLLVGIGMAAGSVIIFLTPERALHAESATTGQFPELKARVARPAEAIANPWVCIGLFVVLGATFMLAQPTAIGHGYGQAGFAVIIACCLVGWAIGFEMGPTFAPGMSRPRVSTFALLVSGVLLLATGSINELSGKVVLSAAIAFLVGIGVRAQPYDFSRRYGAVAGAGLALAINALDLGGTVEVGSSPDWVLAPSDVAFLIFGIAALIAGVIGLFTFDPHKLQGLSVDIVHGFRPPSPPETAAGGLGNSAERLGAGFFIAIEGGDGSGKSTQIKRISAALADDGYHVESTREPGGTELGTKIRSVLFDSDPPSPRTEALLFAADRAHHVASLVDPSLDAGNIVITDRYIDSTIAYQSAGRSFDEKTILALSQWATQGLVPNLTIVLDIEPEVAAERMGKRGDSNYLDEEDQQFHQRVRQTYLSRAHKELDRYVVLDASVSADELTEEILAAIRARLPQTLVKRDPGTEAAPASTSTAEADSGPERTSVPIAAVAAGTEPEDDVSGTSDDKDDADSAVSSADAVDDRGAENDSVDGRDETDAAAADDTDASDDGDSDDEVHKRGPRFVPASGDRFVPSAITDAEAEISGAVPTERVDLGADLREDPAASASAEQSDAPGTPEPADETSDRDSEDDEEELPSFLESKDSRSSDENVNRSDEDAATTVLPASGTTSESLVDDSDEADGVPTDRIAANDDAETRIVNRVDPEEAETRVVHRSEPTAEAGADDAADDSADGGNDPADDGDAETTVLPARSARQMSRERLQAQAEIERQARERLRRQRERSNRRFTNPEES; encoded by the coding sequence ATGTTGACGACTACAGGACACCGACTGCCCGGAGCCCCCGGCCGCCTGGTCACCGAGACCGCCGCCTGGGGTGCCCTGATCGTTCTTGTCGCGATCAGCTACGTCGTGGCAGGAACCAGCGGACTCGTCGCGACGGTGGGCGGACGCGCCTTCACCGCCATGGGGGAGTCCCTCAGCGCCGGAGAAATCGACAACCAGATGGGCAGCCTGTCGCTGCTCATCGTCTTCGCTCTCTCCTGCGCGGGCCTCTTCATCCCCGCCAAGGTCTTCGCCTCTCGACCGCCGGCGGTGCGCAAGACTGCTCTGTCGATCTCCGCGATCGTCGAAGCCGCGCTCCTCGTCGTCCTCAGCCTCGCTCCCAGCGCCTGGCTGACCTGGGTCGCGGCACTGTTCCTCGGTGCCGTGGTGGGCCTGCTCATGAGCATCAACCCTTTCAGACACGAGAAGCCATGGCGTCGAGTCGGTATCCCTGCAGCCGTCCTCGTCTTCGTCTCCTGCGCCTTCCAGATCCTCGGCGGCTCCGCTGCGGGAACCCAAGCACTCGGCTGGGCGTCTCTGCTGGTGGGCATCGGCATGGCCGCCGGTTCCGTCATCATCTTCCTCACTCCTGAACGTGCCCTGCACGCGGAGTCCGCGACGACCGGGCAGTTCCCCGAACTCAAGGCCCGGGTGGCCCGTCCCGCCGAGGCGATCGCGAACCCGTGGGTGTGCATCGGTCTCTTCGTCGTGCTCGGTGCGACCTTCATGCTCGCTCAGCCGACGGCGATCGGCCACGGCTACGGTCAGGCCGGCTTCGCGGTCATCATCGCCTGCTGCCTCGTCGGCTGGGCCATCGGATTCGAGATGGGACCGACCTTCGCGCCCGGAATGTCCCGTCCGCGCGTGTCCACCTTCGCTCTGCTCGTCTCCGGTGTGCTGCTGCTGGCTACCGGCAGCATCAACGAACTTTCCGGCAAGGTCGTGCTCTCGGCTGCGATCGCGTTCCTCGTCGGCATCGGCGTGCGTGCTCAGCCCTATGACTTCTCCCGCCGCTACGGTGCCGTCGCCGGTGCCGGCCTGGCACTGGCGATCAACGCGCTCGACCTCGGAGGCACAGTCGAAGTCGGCTCGAGCCCCGACTGGGTTCTGGCACCCAGTGACGTCGCGTTCCTCATCTTCGGCATCGCCGCCCTCATCGCCGGAGTCATCGGACTCTTCACCTTCGACCCGCACAAGCTGCAGGGGCTGTCCGTCGATATCGTCCACGGCTTCCGTCCGCCCAGCCCGCCCGAGACTGCGGCCGGCGGACTCGGAAACTCGGCCGAACGCCTCGGCGCCGGGTTCTTCATCGCCATCGAAGGCGGAGACGGCTCAGGCAAGTCCACGCAGATCAAACGCATTTCCGCTGCATTGGCCGATGACGGCTATCACGTGGAGTCCACACGCGAACCCGGCGGCACCGAACTGGGAACGAAGATCCGCTCCGTCCTCTTCGACTCGGATCCGCCGAGCCCGCGCACCGAAGCCCTGCTCTTCGCAGCCGACCGTGCCCACCATGTGGCGTCACTGGTCGACCCCAGCCTCGACGCCGGAAACATCGTCATCACCGACCGATACATCGATTCGACGATCGCCTACCAGTCGGCCGGCCGCAGCTTCGACGAGAAGACGATCCTCGCGCTGAGCCAGTGGGCCACCCAGGGACTCGTGCCGAACCTGACGATCGTCCTCGACATCGAACCCGAGGTCGCGGCCGAGCGGATGGGCAAGCGCGGTGACAGCAACTACCTCGACGAGGAGGATCAGCAGTTCCACCAGCGGGTGCGCCAGACCTATCTGTCCCGTGCGCACAAGGAACTCGACCGGTACGTTGTCCTCGACGCATCGGTCAGTGCCGATGAGCTCACCGAGGAGATCCTCGCGGCCATCCGCGCCCGCCTTCCGCAGACCCTGGTCAAGCGCGACCCCGGCACCGAGGCGGCCCCCGCCTCAACGTCGACTGCTGAGGCCGACAGCGGTCCGGAACGCACTTCCGTGCCGATCGCAGCCGTGGCCGCCGGGACCGAGCCCGAAGACGACGTGTCCGGGACGAGCGATGACAAGGACGACGCGGACTCCGCTGTCTCCTCCGCCGATGCGGTCGATGACCGCGGGGCTGAAAACGATTCGGTCGACGGCAGAGATGAGACAGACGCAGCCGCCGCAGACGACACAGACGCAAGCGACGACGGCGACAGCGACGACGAGGTGCACAAACGTGGACCGCGGTTCGTCCCTGCCTCCGGCGATCGCTTCGTTCCCTCCGCCATCACCGACGCCGAGGCCGAGATCTCTGGTGCCGTTCCCACCGAACGTGTCGACCTCGGCGCCGATCTGCGAGAGGATCCGGCCGCCTCGGCGAGTGCGGAACAGTCCGATGCTCCGGGTACTCCGGAACCTGCAGACGAGACCTCGGACCGGGATTCGGAAGACGACGAGGAGGAACTCCCGTCATTTCTGGAATCGAAGGACTCGCGCAGTTCCGATGAGAACGTGAACCGTTCCGATGAGGATGCTGCGACCACGGTCCTGCCGGCCAGCGGGACCACCTCGGAGTCCCTCGTCGACGACAGCGACGAGGCTGACGGCGTACCGACGGATCGAATCGCAGCAAACGACGATGCCGAGACCCGGATCGTCAACCGCGTCGACCCCGAAGAAGCCGAAACTCGCGTCGTACACCGCTCCGAACCTACTGCTGAGGCCGGCGCGGATGACGCAGCTGATGACTCTGCAGATGGCGGGAACGACCCGGCCGACGACGGGGACGCAGAGACCACGGTTCTGCCAGCTCGCAGTGCACGCCAGATGAGCCGTGAACGGCTGCAGGCCCAGGCCGAGATCGAACGTCAGGCGCGGGAGCGTCTGCGCAGGCAGCGCGAACGCAGCAACCGTCGCTTCACCAACCCGGAGGAATCCTGA
- a CDS encoding NADP-dependent oxidoreductase: protein MRAAVYDAYTENFDDITVRELPDPKVPPASVLIEVRAAGVNPVDWKLVGGHLDPIMPTQFPVIPGWDVAGVVVGLGFDTPEFSIGDEVVAYARKDVLGGGTFAEKVAVPVHAVAPKPKSLSWEQAGGLPLAGGTALRTLESLGDLEGRTVLIHGASGGVGSFAVQIARAAGARVIGTASEANHEYLRGLGAEPVTYGDGLVERVREAAGGKVDAVADFVGGVRDDTLAVLAEDGSHASVADPSVAEHDGRYVWVRPDGSETARLGLLVDEGKLTVDVAGTFGLDDVPQAFRDSATGHVRGKLVIVP from the coding sequence ATGCGCGCCGCCGTCTACGACGCCTACACCGAGAACTTCGACGACATCACGGTCCGGGAGCTGCCCGACCCCAAGGTGCCGCCGGCCTCCGTGCTCATCGAGGTCAGGGCCGCCGGAGTCAACCCGGTCGACTGGAAGCTCGTCGGCGGTCACCTCGACCCGATCATGCCCACGCAGTTCCCCGTCATCCCGGGCTGGGATGTCGCGGGTGTTGTCGTCGGACTCGGCTTCGACACCCCGGAATTCTCCATCGGCGATGAGGTCGTCGCCTATGCCCGCAAGGATGTACTGGGCGGCGGAACCTTCGCCGAGAAGGTCGCAGTCCCGGTCCATGCGGTAGCTCCGAAGCCGAAGAGCCTCAGCTGGGAACAGGCAGGCGGTCTGCCATTGGCCGGCGGCACCGCTCTGCGCACCCTCGAATCCCTCGGCGACTTGGAAGGCAGGACCGTGCTCATCCACGGGGCATCCGGGGGAGTCGGCAGCTTCGCCGTGCAGATTGCCCGAGCCGCCGGCGCCCGAGTCATCGGCACTGCCTCTGAGGCCAACCACGAGTACCTGCGTGGGCTCGGCGCCGAACCCGTGACCTACGGCGATGGTCTGGTCGAGCGTGTCCGCGAGGCCGCTGGCGGGAAGGTCGACGCAGTCGCGGACTTCGTCGGCGGAGTGCGCGACGACACCCTGGCAGTGCTCGCCGAGGACGGGTCGCACGCCTCCGTGGCCGATCCCAGCGTCGCCGAACACGACGGACGCTACGTCTGGGTGCGCCCCGACGGCTCCGAGACTGCCAGGCTCGGCCTCCTCGTCGACGAGGGCAAACTCACCGTCGACGTCGCCGGCACCTTTGGCCTCGACGACGTGCCGCAAGCCTTCAGGGACAGCGCCACCGGCCACGTGCGCGGCAAACTCGTCATCGTCCCCTGA
- a CDS encoding M20/M25/M40 family metallo-hydrolase, which produces MAEFDSDDFMSDFQALIECESFSNDLSSLARSARLVSRIGTGMLGAAPQIIETDGHPHVLWRFGTGPRKVVLIGHHDTVWPTGTLADFPYSVNDGVVRGPGADDMKGGLLIAIYALSMVRAELGSLDGVSLLITADEELGSPGSRQIIEDEAREAKAALVFESGASDGAVKIARKGVAIYQLEVTGLASHAGVEPEKGINATIEVANQVIEIAALHKPSVGTSVVPTVMTSGSTTNTVPAKAVVGIDSRAASANEQVRIDEALRALTPTVAGAKIELKGGINRAPLEEDMAMGLYARAQRLAGRLGHPPLRSVAVGGGSDGNFTAGVGTPTLDGLGTVGGGSHARTEHALQIWIPRRIELTAALVTELLGEV; this is translated from the coding sequence ATGGCAGAGTTCGACTCCGACGACTTCATGAGCGATTTCCAGGCGCTCATCGAATGCGAGTCGTTCTCCAACGACCTCTCTTCGCTGGCCCGCAGCGCCCGACTCGTCTCGCGCATCGGCACCGGAATGCTCGGCGCAGCGCCTCAGATCATCGAGACCGACGGTCACCCGCATGTGCTCTGGCGATTCGGCACCGGCCCGCGCAAGGTCGTGCTCATCGGCCACCACGACACCGTCTGGCCCACTGGCACCCTCGCCGACTTCCCGTACTCGGTCAATGACGGAGTGGTCCGCGGACCAGGCGCCGATGATATGAAGGGCGGGCTGCTCATCGCCATCTATGCGCTGTCGATGGTCCGCGCCGAACTCGGCAGCCTCGACGGCGTCAGCCTCCTCATCACCGCCGATGAAGAACTCGGCTCACCAGGCTCACGGCAGATCATCGAAGACGAAGCGCGCGAAGCGAAGGCTGCTCTCGTCTTCGAAAGCGGCGCCTCAGACGGTGCCGTCAAGATCGCCCGCAAGGGGGTGGCGATCTACCAACTCGAAGTCACCGGTCTGGCATCGCATGCCGGAGTCGAACCGGAAAAGGGCATCAACGCCACCATCGAGGTGGCCAACCAGGTCATCGAGATAGCTGCACTGCACAAACCTTCCGTCGGCACCTCCGTCGTCCCGACCGTGATGACCAGCGGATCGACCACGAACACCGTTCCGGCCAAAGCTGTCGTCGGCATCGACTCCAGAGCAGCCTCGGCGAATGAACAGGTACGCATCGATGAGGCTCTGCGGGCCCTGACGCCCACAGTCGCCGGGGCGAAGATCGAACTCAAAGGCGGAATCAACCGCGCTCCGCTCGAAGAGGACATGGCGATGGGCCTCTATGCCCGAGCTCAACGGCTGGCCGGTCGGCTCGGACATCCCCCGCTGCGGTCGGTCGCCGTCGGCGGAGGATCTGACGGCAACTTCACCGCCGGAGTCGGCACCCCGACCCTGGACGGTCTGGGCACAGTCGGCGGAGGATCCCACGCTCGCACCGAACATGCCCTGCAGATCTGGATACCCCGCCGCATCGAACTCACCGCCGCACTCGTCACAGAGCTCCTCGGCGAAGTCTGA
- a CDS encoding GNAT family N-acetyltransferase, giving the protein MTVTIREAEPTDLPDILRLVHALAVYEKEPDAVEATEADFAAVMFPENGHANTFGLVAEFAGEVIGIAIWFHSFSTWTGRNGIWLEDLFVAPEHRGSGAGKALLGRLAQICQERGLPRLEWCVLKWNKPSIGFYESLGAKPQDEWETYRLDGKALTDFADSSRG; this is encoded by the coding sequence ATGACCGTCACCATTCGTGAAGCAGAACCGACCGACCTGCCCGACATCCTGCGGCTCGTACACGCGCTGGCCGTCTATGAGAAGGAACCGGACGCAGTCGAAGCCACCGAAGCGGACTTCGCGGCTGTGATGTTCCCCGAGAATGGTCATGCGAACACGTTCGGCCTCGTGGCCGAGTTCGCCGGCGAGGTCATCGGCATTGCGATCTGGTTCCATTCGTTCTCCACCTGGACGGGCAGGAACGGCATCTGGCTCGAGGACCTCTTCGTGGCTCCTGAACATCGCGGTTCGGGAGCGGGCAAGGCGCTGCTCGGCCGGCTGGCACAGATCTGCCAAGAGCGTGGGCTGCCCCGGCTCGAATGGTGCGTGCTCAAATGGAACAAGCCATCGATCGGGTTCTACGAATCGCTGGGCGCGAAGCCGCAGGACGAGTGGGAGACCTACCGCCTCGACGGCAAGGCGCTCACCGACTTCGCGGATTCATCGCGCGGCTGA
- a CDS encoding lipoate--protein ligase family protein, whose product MTTVAAEGLSPVEELAFARVLLDSVKAGRRGATLRMYRPAPTLAFGARDRFLPGFATAIEAARDHGFTPALRSLGGRAAAYHPGSLVIDHIEPSDSFITNTNARFTGFGQDYVEVLRRLGIDARLGEIPGEYCPGEHSVNVAGRIKAIGTAQRVVSGAWLFSSSVVVEDPDPIRAVLTDVEAALGIDWDPSTGGSISEIHPEVTIDSVAEAFAAYYADAHPDTPLSPTAEELAEVAAHADKHRL is encoded by the coding sequence ATGACCACGGTGGCCGCAGAAGGCTTGAGCCCGGTGGAAGAGCTCGCGTTCGCTCGCGTCCTTCTCGATTCGGTCAAGGCCGGACGTCGCGGGGCGACTCTGCGGATGTACCGACCGGCTCCGACTTTGGCGTTCGGTGCTCGGGATCGTTTCCTGCCCGGTTTCGCCACCGCCATCGAAGCGGCCCGGGACCACGGGTTCACGCCTGCTCTGCGCAGCCTCGGCGGGCGTGCGGCTGCCTACCATCCGGGGTCCCTGGTCATCGATCACATTGAACCGAGTGATTCGTTCATCACGAACACCAACGCACGGTTCACCGGTTTCGGTCAGGACTATGTCGAGGTGCTGCGGAGGCTGGGCATCGATGCCCGCCTCGGCGAGATCCCCGGCGAGTACTGTCCGGGTGAGCACAGCGTCAACGTGGCCGGGCGGATCAAGGCGATCGGGACCGCGCAGCGTGTGGTCTCCGGGGCGTGGCTGTTCTCGTCGTCCGTCGTCGTCGAGGATCCGGATCCGATCCGCGCGGTGCTCACCGATGTCGAAGCCGCCCTCGGGATCGATTGGGATCCGTCGACGGGCGGATCGATCAGCGAGATCCACCCCGAGGTGACGATCGATTCCGTCGCCGAGGCGTTCGCCGCCTACTACGCCGACGCACATCCGGATACGCCCCTATCCCCCACCGCCGAGGAGCTGGCCGAGGTGGCCGCCCATGCGGACAAGCACCGACTCTGA
- a CDS encoding DNA polymerase III subunit delta': MSVFDELVGQDDVITQLGYALDNPAAMTHAWLFTGPPGSGRSNAARAFAAALISGGTESNEVTARVLSGHHESLTIMSTQKSVISIEEVRELVSKAQASPVNSKWRVVIIEDADRMMERTANVLLKAIEEPPPGTVWLLCAPSPIDVLTTIRSRCRPVRLRIPSRDAVAQLLMQRDNVSEDRAHWAAAVAQNHIGRAKYLALNESADAERKQILAIPGKLTSVGATIRLAGRIVDAAAETAKSRVEERNAAERTQLLTTLGVEGEKTIPPSARAQIRKLEEEQKRRSVRARNDELDRIFLELMSLYRDILMYQLGIRDGWINAGEVDLIAEQANRDGPDTTLLRIDAITEARQRLQTNMSPVLIVEAAFVLLSNPWLQEDRTGAI, translated from the coding sequence GTGAGCGTCTTCGACGAACTCGTCGGCCAGGATGACGTCATCACCCAGCTCGGCTACGCCCTCGACAACCCGGCGGCGATGACCCATGCGTGGCTGTTCACCGGACCGCCCGGGTCTGGCCGGTCGAATGCGGCACGCGCTTTCGCCGCCGCCCTCATCTCCGGGGGCACGGAATCCAACGAAGTGACCGCCCGCGTGCTGTCGGGCCATCACGAGTCCCTGACGATCATGTCGACGCAGAAATCGGTCATCTCGATCGAAGAGGTCCGTGAGCTCGTGTCCAAGGCACAAGCGTCGCCGGTGAACTCGAAATGGCGTGTCGTCATCATCGAAGATGCCGATCGGATGATGGAGCGCACCGCGAACGTGCTGCTCAAAGCCATCGAAGAGCCGCCTCCGGGAACCGTGTGGCTGCTGTGCGCGCCGAGTCCGATCGATGTGCTCACCACCATCCGATCGCGGTGTCGGCCTGTGCGCCTGCGCATCCCCTCGCGGGATGCCGTGGCGCAGCTGCTGATGCAGCGTGACAACGTCTCTGAGGACCGTGCCCATTGGGCTGCGGCCGTGGCCCAGAATCACATCGGGCGCGCGAAATACCTGGCGCTCAACGAGTCGGCCGATGCCGAGCGGAAGCAGATCCTCGCCATTCCCGGAAAACTCACCTCCGTGGGGGCGACGATCCGATTGGCTGGTCGCATCGTCGATGCCGCCGCAGAGACCGCGAAATCACGAGTCGAAGAACGCAATGCCGCCGAGCGGACTCAGCTTCTGACCACATTGGGGGTCGAGGGGGAGAAGACGATTCCACCCTCAGCCCGAGCACAGATCAGGAAGCTTGAAGAAGAGCAGAAACGCCGTTCGGTGCGGGCGCGCAACGATGAGCTCGACCGGATCTTCCTCGAACTCATGAGCCTCTACCGCGACATCCTCATGTACCAGCTGGGGATCCGAGACGGGTGGATCAATGCAGGCGAAGTCGACCTCATTGCCGAACAGGCGAACCGAGACGGTCCCGACACCACGTTGCTGCGCATCGACGCCATCACCGAAGCCCGGCAGCGTCTGCAGACGAACATGTCGCCGGTTCTCATCGTCGAAGCGGCGTTCGTGCTGCTGTCGAATCCGTGGCTGCAGGAAGACCGCACCGGCGCGATCTGA